Proteins from a single region of Williamwhitmania sp.:
- a CDS encoding TetR/AcrR family transcriptional regulator — translation MTVEKVGRDSWDENKEQIVAIAAQLFGRYGFKKTTLDDIAQAVRKAKSSIYYYFENKESIFEAVVEREVDQLREALRKSIGSSSSPQQKLTIFIKTRMKVIKKLVNFWAIKTNDEFPGLEFVEKMRKKYDTEEIGYLSEILKDGMVLGLFRIQKPQLSAIAIAMAMKGLEAPLFLEGVEENEQEAHIEELIEILFNGLLVR, via the coding sequence ATGACAGTAGAGAAAGTGGGGAGAGATTCTTGGGATGAGAATAAGGAGCAGATCGTTGCCATTGCAGCACAACTTTTCGGTCGCTATGGTTTTAAAAAAACTACTCTCGACGACATTGCCCAAGCTGTTCGAAAAGCAAAAAGTTCGATATACTACTACTTCGAAAACAAGGAGTCTATTTTTGAAGCAGTGGTGGAGCGTGAGGTTGATCAGCTACGAGAGGCGCTTCGAAAAAGCATCGGGAGTTCCTCGTCACCACAGCAGAAATTGACTATCTTCATTAAAACTCGCATGAAGGTTATCAAGAAACTCGTCAACTTTTGGGCTATTAAAACGAATGACGAGTTTCCCGGGCTCGAGTTTGTAGAAAAGATGCGCAAAAAATACGACACCGAAGAGATTGGCTACCTCTCCGAAATTCTAAAAGATGGAATGGTTCTGGGCCTTTTTCGTATTCAAAAACCACAGCTCTCCGCCATTGCCATAGCCATGGCCATGAAGGGATTGGAAGCGCCGCTCTTCCTTGAGGGTGTGGAGGAGAATGAACAGGAGGCTCACATCGAGGAGCTTATTGAGATCCTCTTTAACGGTTTACTCGTTCGCTAG
- a CDS encoding ROK family protein, with protein MKDITLGIDIGGTNTVFGAVDLEGKSYFEGRIPTQEYKSFSEFVSKIHESFERLVQNITFPHRFIGVGVGAPNGNFYTGEVNLAPNLPWKGRIEVAKEFSKVFALPVWVTNDAKAAAIGEMMFGAAKGMKNFIVITLGTGLGSGFVVNGDLIYGHDGFAGEFGHVIVHPDGRMCGCGRRGCLETYVSATGIKRTVYKLIADNLEPSSLRSVSFDHLSADMISKAALAGDPIAIQAFEYTGNILGSKLADAVAICSPEAIFLFGGLAKAGELIIDPVKKHMEENLLPIFRNKISILQSGIRGSNGAVLGAAALAWKQLGYSVTS; from the coding sequence ATGAAAGATATTACGTTAGGAATAGACATAGGTGGAACAAATACCGTTTTTGGTGCCGTTGACCTTGAGGGAAAAAGTTATTTTGAGGGGCGTATACCTACGCAGGAGTATAAATCCTTTTCCGAATTTGTGTCCAAAATTCACGAATCCTTTGAGCGCTTGGTTCAGAATATTACTTTTCCTCATCGGTTTATTGGTGTGGGAGTGGGTGCTCCCAACGGGAACTTTTACACCGGCGAGGTAAATCTCGCCCCAAATCTTCCATGGAAGGGACGCATTGAGGTGGCCAAAGAGTTTTCGAAAGTCTTTGCGTTGCCGGTATGGGTTACGAACGACGCAAAAGCGGCTGCCATAGGCGAGATGATGTTTGGAGCCGCCAAGGGAATGAAGAACTTTATTGTGATTACCCTAGGTACTGGTCTTGGAAGTGGATTTGTTGTAAATGGTGATTTGATTTACGGTCACGATGGATTTGCAGGCGAGTTTGGACATGTTATTGTTCATCCCGATGGAAGAATGTGTGGTTGCGGAAGGCGTGGATGCTTAGAAACCTATGTCTCGGCCACTGGAATTAAGCGGACGGTATATAAGCTTATCGCCGACAATCTGGAGCCAAGCAGTTTAAGATCAGTGAGTTTTGATCATCTTTCCGCTGACATGATATCAAAGGCTGCTCTTGCTGGTGATCCAATTGCTATTCAGGCGTTTGAATATACTGGGAATATATTGGGCAGCAAGCTGGCCGATGCGGTTGCAATCTGTAGCCCGGAGGCCATTTTTCTTTTTGGTGGTTTGGCAAAAGCAGGGGAACTAATAATTGACCCCGTAAAAAAACACATGGAGGAAAACCTTCTTCCAATATTCCGTAATAAAATATCAATTCTGCAGTCGGGTATTCGCGGCTCCAATGGTGCTGTTCTTGGTGCTGCAGCGTTGGCATGGAAACAGCTGGGATATAGCGTAACAAGTTAA
- a CDS encoding pyridoxamine 5'-phosphate oxidase family protein — MAFLDPRVLDFINEHYVLTLATSFEEEPYCASCFYVFLPEENSFIFTSDKETRHIRDASHNIFVAGTVHLDAINNGNMEGIQFQGILIEPTGDLYQRAKKAYVERFPNFVIMNTTLWVIDLTFLKMTNNKFGVGNKIIWKKL; from the coding sequence ATGGCATTTCTCGATCCTAGGGTATTGGATTTTATTAACGAGCACTATGTGCTTACTTTGGCTACTTCTTTTGAGGAGGAGCCTTACTGCGCTTCCTGCTTCTACGTCTTTTTACCGGAAGAAAATAGCTTCATCTTCACTTCAGATAAGGAAACTCGTCATATCCGGGATGCTTCTCATAACATATTTGTGGCTGGTACGGTGCACCTTGATGCTATTAACAATGGGAATATGGAGGGAATCCAGTTTCAAGGAATTCTTATTGAACCTACGGGCGATTTGTATCAGCGGGCAAAAAAAGCCTACGTAGAACGATTTCCCAATTTTGTCATAATGAATACAACCCTTTGGGTTATTGACCTCACCTTCCTCAAGATGACCAATAATAAGTTTGGTGTTGGAAATAAGATAATCTGGAAAAAGCTATAG
- a CDS encoding sugar transferase — protein sequence MASKNSMGFWKNILDYAGGAALLVIFFPLLFILGFIITLRYGCSPVYTQQRIGKKGKPFRIIKLRTIDRQTIPTKDRFAKFLRKTNMDELPQLLNVVLGKMSLVGPRPHLPEHVAMYEQWQRKRLEVKPGITGLRQISQSGKLEFNELLEQDILYITSYRLGLDVTILLKTAKLQLLKIWFALVNRSML from the coding sequence ATGGCTTCTAAAAATTCGATGGGCTTCTGGAAAAACATTCTAGACTATGCTGGTGGAGCAGCTCTTCTTGTTATTTTCTTTCCGCTATTGTTTATTCTGGGTTTTATAATTACTCTCAGGTATGGGTGTTCGCCTGTATATACCCAACAGCGAATAGGAAAAAAAGGGAAACCATTTCGGATTATCAAGCTACGTACGATAGATCGTCAAACTATCCCAACCAAGGACAGATTTGCCAAATTTCTCCGCAAAACAAATATGGATGAACTTCCGCAGCTGTTGAATGTAGTTTTGGGAAAGATGTCGCTGGTTGGACCTAGACCTCACTTGCCCGAACATGTAGCAATGTATGAGCAGTGGCAGCGCAAACGGCTAGAGGTAAAGCCCGGAATTACAGGTTTACGCCAAATTTCCCAATCCGGAAAACTGGAGTTCAATGAGTTGCTAGAACAGGATATTCTATATATTACAAGCTATAGACTAGGCCTTGATGTGACCATTCTACTAAAAACAGCAAAACTTCAGCTACTTAAAATTTGGTTTGCCCTAGTAAACAGATCGATGCTATAG